The Brasilonema sennae CENA114 genome includes a region encoding these proteins:
- a CDS encoding site-2 protease family protein, whose product MNGTIRVGNLFGIPFYIHPSWFLILFLVTLSYSGGLAAQFPQLSGGLALPLGLLTAVLLFSSVVAHELGHSFVAIRQGIDVKSITLFIFGGLASLERESKTPAEAFWVAVAGPLVSLVLFAILTAIGFVATPTGPLAAIIGLLASINLALALFNLIPGLPLDGGNILKALVWKVTGNPYKGVVFASRVGQIFGWIAVASGLLPVLLFGSFANIWNLLIGFFLVRNAGNAAQFAKVQEQLTGLTAADAVTLDSSTVSASLTLREFADERILNGQNWHRFLVTDESGQLVGAISVQDLRTVSTALWSETQVREVMRPVQQVVTVQSDKPLLEVMQLLEQQKLSALAVICDNGVLVGLLEKASIISLLQRRVQANPA is encoded by the coding sequence ATGAATGGGACTATTCGCGTTGGCAATCTCTTCGGGATTCCCTTCTATATCCATCCGTCTTGGTTTTTAATCCTGTTCCTAGTGACTTTAAGCTACAGCGGTGGACTAGCAGCACAATTTCCTCAATTAAGTGGTGGATTAGCTTTGCCACTGGGATTGCTGACAGCAGTATTGTTATTTTCTTCGGTTGTCGCCCATGAATTAGGACATAGCTTTGTCGCTATTCGTCAAGGAATAGATGTAAAATCAATTACACTATTCATATTTGGTGGGTTGGCAAGCTTAGAAAGAGAATCGAAAACTCCAGCGGAAGCTTTTTGGGTTGCAGTTGCAGGTCCTTTAGTTAGCTTAGTGCTATTCGCGATACTGACAGCTATCGGTTTTGTGGCTACTCCAACAGGACCATTGGCAGCAATCATTGGACTACTGGCTTCTATTAACTTGGCATTAGCTCTATTTAACCTTATTCCGGGCTTGCCTCTAGATGGTGGAAATATACTGAAAGCTCTTGTTTGGAAAGTAACAGGTAATCCATATAAAGGCGTCGTTTTTGCCAGTCGAGTTGGGCAAATCTTTGGTTGGATAGCTGTAGCCTCTGGTTTACTTCCAGTACTATTGTTTGGTAGCTTTGCTAACATCTGGAATTTGTTAATTGGTTTCTTCTTAGTGCGAAATGCTGGGAATGCAGCTCAGTTTGCTAAAGTACAAGAACAATTGACTGGTTTAACAGCAGCCGATGCAGTCACACTGGATAGTTCAACTGTGTCTGCGAGTCTAACCCTGAGAGAGTTTGCTGACGAGCGTATTTTGAATGGTCAAAACTGGCATCGCTTCTTGGTGACTGATGAAAGTGGACAATTGGTAGGAGCAATATCTGTTCAAGATTTGCGAACTGTCTCCACAGCACTTTGGTCAGAAACTCAAGTACGAGAAGTTATGCGACCAGTCCAACAAGTCGTCACTGTCCAATCTGACAAACCCTTGTTGGAAGTGATGCAGCTTTTAGAACAACAGAAGTTATCTGCACTTGCCGTAATTTGTGACAATGGCGTACTGGTCGGACTTCTAGAAAAAGCTTCAATTATCAGCCTCCTTCAAAGGAGAGTGCAAGCGAATCCTGCATAA
- a CDS encoding RNA-guided endonuclease InsQ/TnpB family protein gives MSKCSPQEALRDLDRAFKNFAFGRKAGRNVGFPKFKKKGQTDGFRLTGSIRVNTKSVQLPRLGKIRTKEYTGKFYGRILSATVNREADRWFVSLTVEAQRPEPSPVQGGYVGIDVGITSFAVCSDGTKRDSG, from the coding sequence GTGAGTAAATGCTCTCCTCAAGAAGCGTTGCGCGACTTAGACAGAGCATTCAAGAACTTTGCTTTTGGCAGAAAAGCTGGTAGAAATGTTGGCTTCCCAAAATTTAAAAAGAAGGGACAAACAGATGGTTTTCGTCTTACTGGTTCTATCCGGGTCAACACAAAATCTGTACAATTGCCACGACTAGGAAAGATACGAACCAAAGAATATACAGGTAAATTTTATGGTCGAATTTTATCTGCAACGGTCAACCGTGAAGCTGACCGTTGGTTTGTCAGTCTGACCGTAGAAGCTCAAAGACCAGAACCATCTCCAGTACAAGGTGGCTATGTGGGAATTGATGTTGGAATAACGTCATTTGCGGTATGTTCTGATGGTACAAAAAGGGATAGTGGTTGA
- a CDS encoding 30S ribosomal protein S1, translating into MVNQKLMAPEIGFTHDDFAALLDKYDYHFSPGDIVPGTVFSIEPRGALIDIGAKTAAYIPIQEMSINRVDSPEEVLQSNETREFFILTDENEDGQLTLSIRRIEYMRAWERVRQLQAEDATVRSGVFATNRGGALVRIEGLRGFIPGSHISTRKPKEELVGEELPLKFLEVDEERNRLVLSHRRALVERKMNRLEVGEVVIGTVRGIKPYGAFIDIGGVSGLLHISEISHEHIDTPHSVFNVNDEVKVMIIDLDAERGRISLSTKQLEPEPGDMIKNRDLVYDKAEEMAVRYREQLLAKQQGATTVSAPSDEAAETSAEEIPPAVEPVEVEAPQAVEPVEVEAPQAVEPVEEEIPAAIEE; encoded by the coding sequence ATGGTCAATCAGAAATTAATGGCTCCTGAAATTGGATTTACTCACGATGATTTCGCTGCTCTGTTGGACAAGTACGATTATCATTTTAGCCCAGGTGATATAGTACCAGGAACAGTATTCAGCATAGAGCCGCGCGGCGCTCTGATTGACATAGGTGCAAAAACAGCTGCATATATACCTATACAAGAAATGTCTATCAACCGGGTGGATAGCCCGGAAGAAGTATTACAATCCAACGAAACAAGAGAATTTTTCATCCTGACCGATGAAAACGAAGATGGTCAACTGACGCTATCCATTCGCCGTATTGAATACATGCGGGCTTGGGAACGGGTACGACAGTTGCAAGCAGAAGATGCGACTGTTCGTTCTGGTGTTTTTGCCACTAATCGTGGTGGAGCTTTGGTGCGGATAGAAGGCTTACGTGGATTTATTCCCGGATCTCATATTAGCACACGCAAACCAAAAGAAGAATTGGTTGGCGAAGAACTACCATTGAAGTTCTTAGAGGTAGACGAAGAGCGTAACCGCCTTGTATTATCTCACCGTCGTGCGCTGGTTGAGCGCAAGATGAACCGCCTAGAAGTTGGTGAGGTCGTGATTGGTACTGTACGCGGTATCAAGCCTTACGGTGCCTTTATTGATATTGGCGGTGTGAGCGGTCTACTCCACATTAGCGAAATTTCCCACGAGCATATAGATACGCCTCATAGTGTCTTTAATGTCAATGATGAAGTCAAAGTCATGATCATTGACTTGGATGCAGAACGTGGTCGTATCTCCTTGTCTACCAAACAACTGGAACCTGAACCAGGTGACATGATTAAAAATCGCGATTTGGTTTATGACAAGGCAGAAGAAATGGCTGTTAGGTATCGCGAACAGTTGCTAGCTAAACAGCAAGGTGCTACTACTGTGAGTGCTCCATCAGATGAAGCCGCTGAAACTAGCGCTGAAGAAATACCACCAGCAGTTGAACCAGTTGAAGTTGAAGCACCTCAAGCAGTTGAACCAGTTGAAGTTGAAGCACCTCAAGCAGTTGAACCAGTTGAAGAGGAAATACCAGCAGCTATTGAAGAGTAA
- a CDS encoding photosystem II reaction center protein T produces the protein MESVAYILVLTLAIGTLFFAIAFREPPRIQKKEEK, from the coding sequence ATGGAAAGCGTTGCGTACATCCTAGTTTTAACCTTGGCGATCGGAACTCTCTTCTTTGCGATCGCCTTCCGCGAACCTCCTCGCATTCAAAAGAAAGAAGAAAAATAA
- the psbB gene encoding photosystem II chlorophyll-binding protein CP47, with amino-acid sequence MGLPWYRVHTVVLNDPGRLISVHLMHTALVAGWAGSMALYELAIYDPSDAVLNPMWRQGMFVLPFLARLGVTQSWGGWNVTGDPSTDPGFWSFEGVAAAHIVLSGLLFLAAVWHWVFWDLELFQDGRTGEPALDLPKMFGIHLFLSGLLCFGFGAFHVTGLFGPGIWVSDAYGLTGHVQGVAPEWGPDGFNPFNPGGIAAHHIAAGIVGIIAGLFHLSVRPPERLYKALRMGNIETVLSSSIAAVFFAAFVVAGTMWYGNAATPIELFGPTRYQWDQYYFQHEIDRRVQGSLAEGASLSDAWAQIPEKLAFYDYVGNSPAKGGLFRTGPMNRGDGIAQSWQGHAVFKDSEGRELTVRRLPNFFETFPVILTDSDGIIRADIPFRRAESKYSFEQTGVTASFYGGDLDGQTFTEPADVKKYARKAQGGEIFEFDKETLNSDGVFRTSPRGWFTFGHAVFALLFFFGHIWHGSRTIYRDVFAGVEADLEEQVEWGLFQKVGDKTTRRAEPL; translated from the coding sequence ATGGGACTACCCTGGTACCGAGTACATACAGTTGTTCTGAATGACCCAGGGCGACTGATTTCTGTACATTTGATGCATACAGCCTTGGTGGCAGGCTGGGCTGGTTCAATGGCTTTGTACGAACTAGCCATTTATGACCCTAGCGACGCAGTACTCAACCCGATGTGGCGTCAAGGTATGTTCGTGCTGCCCTTTCTGGCACGCTTAGGCGTAACGCAATCTTGGGGCGGTTGGAACGTTACCGGCGATCCATCAACCGATCCTGGTTTTTGGTCATTTGAAGGCGTAGCTGCTGCCCACATCGTTCTTTCCGGTTTGCTGTTCTTAGCTGCCGTTTGGCACTGGGTTTTCTGGGATTTGGAGTTGTTCCAAGACGGACGCACTGGTGAACCCGCTCTTGACCTGCCAAAGATGTTTGGCATTCACCTGTTCTTATCTGGTCTACTGTGCTTTGGTTTTGGTGCTTTCCACGTCACAGGATTATTTGGACCTGGAATATGGGTCTCTGATGCCTACGGCTTAACAGGGCATGTCCAAGGAGTCGCACCAGAGTGGGGACCAGACGGTTTTAACCCGTTTAACCCTGGTGGTATCGCGGCTCACCACATTGCAGCAGGTATTGTAGGTATTATTGCAGGTTTATTCCACCTATCAGTAAGACCCCCCGAAAGGCTCTATAAAGCTCTGCGGATGGGTAATATCGAAACTGTGCTGTCCAGCAGTATCGCTGCTGTGTTCTTTGCAGCGTTCGTTGTTGCTGGCACCATGTGGTACGGAAACGCCGCCACACCAATCGAACTGTTTGGACCTACCCGCTATCAGTGGGATCAATATTACTTCCAGCACGAGATTGATCGGCGCGTGCAAGGTAGTCTTGCTGAAGGTGCAAGCCTTTCTGATGCTTGGGCACAAATACCGGAAAAACTCGCGTTCTACGATTACGTCGGCAATAGCCCTGCAAAAGGCGGTCTATTCCGTACAGGTCCAATGAATAGGGGTGATGGTATTGCCCAATCTTGGCAAGGTCACGCCGTATTCAAAGATTCTGAAGGTCGTGAGTTGACCGTGCGTCGCCTACCCAACTTCTTTGAAACCTTCCCAGTGATTTTGACCGACAGTGATGGTATTATCCGTGCTGATATTCCTTTCCGTCGAGCAGAATCCAAATATAGCTTTGAACAAACAGGTGTTACCGCGAGCTTTTACGGTGGTGACTTAGACGGTCAAACCTTCACAGAACCAGCTGATGTGAAGAAATATGCTCGTAAGGCTCAAGGCGGCGAAATCTTTGAATTTGACAAAGAAACCCTAAACTCTGATGGTGTGTTCCGCACCAGTCCTAGAGGTTGGTTTACATTTGGACACGCTGTCTTTGCACTGTTGTTCTTCTTTGGTCATATCTGGCATGGCTCTCGAACTATCTACCGAGATGTCTTTGCTGGTGTTGAGGCGGATCTCGAAGAACAAGTTGAATGGGGTCTGTTCCAGAAAGTGGGTGACAAAACAACCCGCCGTGCGGAACCTCTCTAA
- a CDS encoding ABC transporter substrate-binding protein → MTRFSLSARQWSRITKFFCLLCLCLVLVASCSRSQQATTTSGTVNASTGDGRITIGTTLNPRTLDPADAYELRSLGLVYNMSDRLYAYEPGSTEIKPQLATALPKVSQDSLTYTIPLRQGVIFHDGTPFDAKAMAFSLERFIKNGGKPSFLLSDVVASVKATSEYELTIQLKKPFAAFPSLLAFSAFCPVSPKAYEIGTDKFKPNIFIGTGPYKLARYGTDSLQFEVFDKYWGEKPANKGINLQILSSPANLYNSFRTGAVDVAYLALEPDQIRSLQQSAKKDDWQPIAVQGSVVSYLVLNRNQKPLDKLEVRQAIASMVDRSLMTQRVLLGQGSPLYSMIPTTLDVSQPLFKDKYGDGNVDKAKQLLTSAGFSKENPVKLPLWYPSSSAPRSLAAQLLKAYADKYMDGMLQFELNVVDGATFFKAIPRSFYPTALLDWYPDFIDADNYIQPFLGCDKGSDAKGCEQGGSQTQGSFYYSETINKLIADQRQEQNPEIRKKIFATIQAQIATDVPYVPLWQSKDYVFARKGVSGVQIDPTQNLIYKRIKK, encoded by the coding sequence ATGACCAGGTTTTCCTTGTCCGCAAGACAGTGGAGTCGAATTACTAAATTCTTTTGTTTACTTTGTTTGTGTTTAGTTTTGGTGGCTAGTTGTTCCAGGAGCCAACAGGCTACGACAACATCTGGTACGGTTAATGCCTCAACAGGCGATGGTCGCATTACTATAGGTACGACGCTTAATCCTCGTACTCTTGATCCAGCAGATGCTTATGAATTGCGATCGCTTGGGTTAGTGTACAACATGAGCGATCGCCTTTACGCCTATGAACCAGGAAGCACAGAAATTAAACCTCAGTTAGCCACCGCTTTACCCAAAGTCAGTCAAGATAGTTTGACTTACACAATCCCTCTACGCCAAGGAGTTATATTTCATGATGGAACTCCTTTTGACGCCAAAGCAATGGCGTTTAGTCTGGAACGCTTTATCAAAAATGGTGGGAAACCTTCTTTTTTATTATCAGATGTAGTCGCTTCAGTAAAAGCAACGAGTGAGTATGAGTTAACCATACAACTGAAAAAACCCTTTGCAGCGTTTCCATCGCTGTTAGCGTTTTCGGCTTTTTGTCCAGTTTCCCCCAAAGCTTATGAAATTGGTACAGATAAATTTAAGCCAAATATCTTTATTGGTACTGGTCCATATAAATTAGCACGGTATGGCACAGATTCCTTACAATTTGAAGTCTTTGATAAATATTGGGGAGAAAAACCAGCCAACAAAGGCATTAATTTGCAAATTTTAAGTAGTCCAGCAAATTTATATAATTCCTTTCGCACAGGTGCAGTTGATGTTGCTTACCTCGCTTTAGAACCAGATCAAATTCGCAGCTTACAACAAAGTGCTAAAAAAGATGATTGGCAACCGATTGCAGTTCAAGGTAGTGTAGTCAGTTACTTGGTTTTAAATCGGAATCAAAAACCGTTGGATAAGCTAGAAGTTCGACAAGCCATAGCTTCAATGGTTGATCGTTCACTGATGACTCAGCGTGTTCTATTAGGTCAAGGCAGTCCCTTGTACAGCATGATACCGACAACGCTTGACGTTTCCCAACCATTATTTAAAGATAAATACGGTGATGGCAATGTAGACAAAGCTAAACAATTGTTAACTTCTGCTGGTTTCTCCAAAGAAAATCCAGTCAAGCTACCACTTTGGTATCCTTCCAGTTCTGCTCCTCGCAGTTTAGCAGCACAGCTACTCAAAGCTTATGCCGATAAATATATGGATGGAATGTTGCAATTTGAACTCAACGTTGTAGACGGTGCTACCTTCTTTAAAGCTATACCTAGGAGTTTTTATCCCACTGCTTTGCTAGATTGGTATCCAGACTTTATAGATGCAGATAATTATATTCAACCGTTTTTGGGTTGCGATAAAGGATCAGACGCGAAGGGATGCGAACAAGGAGGAAGCCAAACTCAGGGTTCATTTTACTATAGTGAGACTATCAATAAATTGATTGCAGACCAACGTCAGGAACAAAATCCTGAAATACGTAAGAAAATTTTTGCAACGATTCAAGCACAAATAGCAACTGATGTTCCATATGTTCCCTTATGGCAAAGCAAAGATTATGTATTTGCTCGCAAGGGAGTTAGTGGTGTGCAAATTGATCCGACTCAAAATCTGATTTATAAAAGAATCAAAAAATAG
- a CDS encoding ABC transporter permease, which produces MSRSKALQYYIIVRVLLAPLMLLTVTTVVFLLLRATPGDPVDAIIGGRAPESAKEELRAKLGLNLPIWLQYLNYMGKLLQLDLGTSIGSRGQSVWEIIGQYFPATVELAVCSMAIALIVGIGIGVISASRPGSYLDIGGRLFGIITYSLPMFWAGMILQLIFAVQLGWFPLGTRFPTTTPAPHGITGLYTVDSLLTGNLNQFFTALYYLALPSITLGLLLSGIFERIVRVNLKQTMKADYVEAARARGIPERKILFSHALKNALIPVITVMGLTFASLLGGAILTEVTFSWPGLANKLYDAINARDYPLIQGVLVFFAAIVVVASIVIDIINAYIDPRIKY; this is translated from the coding sequence ATGTCTAGATCCAAAGCTTTACAATATTACATAATCGTCCGTGTACTTTTAGCTCCATTGATGCTATTGACTGTAACAACAGTCGTATTTCTTTTACTACGCGCAACACCAGGAGATCCAGTTGATGCGATTATTGGTGGACGTGCGCCAGAAAGTGCGAAGGAAGAATTGCGGGCTAAACTGGGTTTGAACCTTCCAATATGGTTACAGTATTTGAATTACATGGGAAAATTGCTGCAGCTAGACTTAGGAACTTCTATAGGGAGTCGTGGACAATCTGTTTGGGAAATAATTGGGCAATATTTTCCTGCAACTGTGGAATTGGCGGTTTGTAGTATGGCGATCGCACTCATAGTTGGAATTGGAATTGGTGTTATTTCTGCCTCTCGTCCTGGAAGTTATCTAGATATTGGAGGGCGATTATTTGGGATTATCACATATTCTTTACCCATGTTTTGGGCTGGGATGATTCTGCAATTGATTTTTGCAGTCCAATTGGGTTGGTTTCCTTTAGGAACGCGCTTTCCGACAACTACGCCAGCCCCTCATGGTATCACTGGTTTATATACGGTTGATAGTTTATTGACTGGAAACTTGAATCAGTTTTTTACTGCTTTATATTATCTTGCGCTTCCTAGTATCACTTTAGGTCTTTTGCTGAGTGGTATTTTTGAGCGAATTGTGCGAGTGAACTTAAAGCAAACGATGAAAGCAGATTATGTGGAAGCAGCAAGAGCAAGAGGTATTCCTGAAAGAAAGATTTTGTTTTCTCACGCTTTAAAAAATGCGCTGATTCCTGTGATTACTGTTATGGGTTTGACGTTTGCTTCACTTTTAGGTGGGGCTATTTTAACTGAGGTTACCTTCTCTTGGCCTGGATTGGCGAATAAGCTATATGATGCCATTAACGCGCGGGATTATCCTTTGATACAAGGAGTGTTGGTGTTTTTTGCGGCAATTGTGGTTGTTGCTAGTATTGTGATTGATATTATCAATGCTTATATAGATCCAAGGATTAAGTATTAG
- a CDS encoding AAA family ATPase → MSGAISIKILFLAADPSDASRLRLGQELRNIKEKLRIAKAPEKYQLEQRESVRVGDITQAFFDIEPNIIHFSGHGTSQGELCFENEVGKVQSVKADALAAMFELFAQHVNCVVLNACYSEIQAKAIAQHIPFVIGMNDAIGDQAAISFAVGFYTALAANRSIKDAHKFGCVQIQLQGIPEHLKPVIYVKKDLISDFKSRTERAIPNPFIPQNGRVEDTQRFFGREREMQRVFEVLNSGSSVALIGEEGIGKSSLLWAICQQAVNHLHSPRQSVFLDLNEIDNEEDFYSALCHEVGIAECTGYLLTRNLRQHKNKVLLALDNVGKMTWQGFTRGVRDKLRGLAEGSNAPLKLIFAATEPLNDLFNDSHDQGKTSPLAGICQEEHIQPWNETTMRDFIASRLAGTSVRFTEEEIVQLLKESSGHSRKLMQRCYRIYARYTGGGE, encoded by the coding sequence ATGAGCGGTGCTATTTCTATAAAAATCTTGTTTTTAGCAGCCGATCCGAGTGATGCTTCTCGGTTACGTTTAGGGCAAGAGTTACGAAATATTAAAGAAAAATTGCGAATAGCCAAAGCGCCAGAAAAATATCAGCTAGAACAGCGAGAGTCAGTTCGTGTAGGGGATATTACTCAAGCATTTTTTGATATTGAGCCAAACATAATACATTTTTCTGGACATGGTACAAGTCAAGGAGAGCTTTGCTTTGAGAATGAAGTAGGCAAAGTTCAGTCTGTGAAGGCTGATGCTTTGGCAGCAATGTTTGAGTTGTTTGCACAGCACGTAAATTGTGTGGTGCTAAATGCTTGCTACTCTGAAATTCAGGCAAAGGCGATCGCCCAACATATCCCGTTTGTGATTGGGATGAATGACGCAATTGGTGATCAAGCGGCGATTTCTTTTGCTGTTGGTTTCTACACAGCATTAGCAGCAAATCGTTCCATTAAAGATGCTCATAAGTTTGGCTGTGTACAAATTCAACTACAAGGTATTCCAGAGCATCTCAAACCAGTGATTTATGTAAAAAAAGACCTAATTTCTGACTTCAAATCGAGAACAGAAAGGGCAATTCCCAATCCCTTCATTCCCCAGAATGGCAGAGTAGAAGATACACAACGGTTCTTTGGACGAGAAAGGGAAATGCAGCGGGTGTTTGAGGTGCTTAACAGCGGAAGTAGTGTTGCTTTGATAGGAGAAGAAGGAATTGGCAAGTCATCTTTACTATGGGCGATTTGCCAACAGGCAGTAAATCACCTACATTCACCGCGTCAGTCAGTTTTTCTAGATTTGAATGAGATAGATAATGAAGAAGACTTTTACAGCGCGTTGTGTCACGAGGTGGGTATCGCGGAATGTACAGGGTATCTGTTAACTCGGAATTTGCGACAGCATAAAAATAAAGTGCTATTGGCTTTAGACAATGTAGGAAAGATGACTTGGCAGGGGTTTACCCGTGGAGTCAGGGATAAGTTGCGCGGTTTAGCTGAGGGAAGCAATGCGCCGCTGAAGTTGATTTTTGCTGCGACTGAACCACTCAACGATTTGTTTAATGATAGTCATGATCAAGGTAAGACATCACCGCTGGCGGGTATTTGTCAGGAGGAACATATTCAGCCTTGGAATGAAACTACCATGCGTGATTTTATAGCTAGTCGTTTGGCTGGGACTTCTGTGAGGTTTACTGAGGAGGAGATTGTGCAATTGCTAAAAGAAAGTAGCGGACATTCTCGGAAACTCATGCAGCGGTGCTATAGAATTTATGCGCGGTATACCGGAGGTGGGGAATGA
- a CDS encoding AAA family ATPase — translation MNQHPPVPRLDLAPKLKRPLSLWNPLDYLRLLYWVFFFPQALRWYMDTFGGGDIPSSEMNLRKGWELLRQNAIQRNLLFQGLVLTVVTPLTLAWLLQQIGVDINWYDVALGVALGVALGVALGVAYSVALGVAFGVAILRPENWLFGLPLVLRSPHRQWQIPHVTPLPLYSLSSRLKNWLCQDWETGLHNANQLLAYTLQFIPVIQAVNLVLAETPPEQVVFRVVQLAEDPFDWQLVRFTSASLNETLKSTFVKDFFSFPLFFFLPRRWQEQLQALFFTDTRLDTPARATAAGFWYLHEKEPVKAVAAFAQVRSLPYGEEMFTLAQTLAAFNKANKPNTIATVKIPPFPQEPLLRPITWQTLTSLRSVVENAKIIQRSQSAYQRSLALNRALGELTEILNNADTLPQAERWLIIDIAQTWRYALEGIAKEVGEISITKPVSNPYIIGDPVVGDRFVGREDVIRQLQELWMRSSQLQSVVIYGHRRMGKTSILRNVASFVKAGVQVAYVNLLEVADAPQGVVEVLMAISDAISEVMQIPPPSNEDLLSLPQPTFRRYLTQVEAELGTQGLIIALDEFEKIEELMSAGKIPLDFMGYLRGLTQKSSKIAFVLAGLHTLEEMTADYFQPFYASVITIKVGFMEAGATHQILANPSIEDFPLDYTPEALDKIYQLTHGQPYLVQLVAFQLVRRYNDEVFNTGRARDNNLTIGDVEAVVNDFEFFQRGRYYFDGVWGQAARGAAGQREILRALASPPQGLSITALYDCTNIEIAALQEALNTLKRHDVVEEIEGRWRIIVELFRRWVFQL, via the coding sequence ATGAACCAACACCCACCCGTACCCCGCCTAGACTTAGCCCCGAAACTCAAGCGCCCCCTCTCCCTGTGGAACCCGTTGGATTACCTGCGCCTGTTGTATTGGGTGTTTTTTTTCCCCCAAGCTTTGCGGTGGTATATGGACACTTTTGGGGGTGGGGATATTCCTTCATCAGAAATGAATTTGCGCAAGGGATGGGAGTTGCTGCGACAAAATGCCATTCAACGGAATTTGCTTTTCCAAGGGTTGGTGTTGACAGTTGTTACACCGCTGACGTTGGCTTGGCTTCTTCAGCAAATAGGCGTTGATATTAATTGGTATGACGTGGCGTTAGGCGTGGCGTTAGGCGTGGCGTTAGGCGTGGCGTTAGGCGTGGCGTATAGCGTGGCGTTAGGCGTGGCGTTCGGCGTGGCGATACTCCGTCCAGAAAATTGGCTTTTTGGGTTACCTCTTGTTCTGCGATCGCCCCACAGACAATGGCAAATTCCCCATGTTACTCCACTTCCGCTTTACTCCCTGTCTTCTCGGTTGAAAAATTGGCTGTGTCAAGACTGGGAGACTGGTTTGCATAACGCCAACCAATTGCTGGCTTACACTCTTCAATTCATCCCCGTGATTCAAGCTGTTAATCTGGTACTGGCGGAAACCCCTCCAGAGCAAGTTGTCTTTCGTGTCGTTCAGCTAGCTGAAGATCCTTTTGATTGGCAACTCGTACGTTTTACCTCAGCTTCTCTTAATGAAACGCTCAAGTCAACATTTGTCAAAGATTTCTTTTCTTTCCCGTTGTTCTTTTTCTTGCCTCGTCGTTGGCAAGAACAACTCCAAGCTCTTTTTTTCACAGATACTCGCTTAGACACTCCCGCCCGTGCTACAGCAGCTGGTTTCTGGTATCTGCACGAAAAAGAACCAGTGAAAGCCGTGGCGGCTTTTGCACAAGTGCGTTCTCTTCCCTATGGTGAAGAAATGTTCACCCTCGCCCAAACTCTAGCAGCTTTTAACAAAGCAAACAAACCAAACACGATCGCAACAGTAAAAATTCCTCCCTTTCCACAAGAACCTCTGCTGCGCCCAATCACCTGGCAAACTCTCACATCTCTACGTTCTGTCGTTGAGAATGCCAAGATTATACAGCGCAGTCAGTCTGCTTATCAACGCTCTTTAGCTCTCAACCGCGCTTTAGGGGAACTCACAGAAATTCTAAATAATGCCGATACTCTGCCGCAAGCAGAACGCTGGTTAATTATAGACATTGCCCAGACTTGGAGATATGCCTTGGAGGGGATAGCCAAGGAAGTTGGGGAAATTTCCATCACCAAGCCTGTGAGTAATCCTTACATCATTGGCGATCCAGTTGTAGGCGATCGCTTCGTTGGACGGGAAGATGTGATCAGACAGTTGCAGGAGTTGTGGATGAGAAGTTCTCAACTCCAATCTGTTGTTATCTACGGACACAGGCGGATGGGCAAAACTTCCATTCTGCGGAATGTCGCCAGTTTTGTAAAAGCAGGTGTACAAGTAGCGTATGTCAATCTTTTAGAAGTTGCAGATGCTCCCCAAGGAGTCGTAGAAGTGTTGATGGCGATTTCTGATGCCATTTCTGAAGTGATGCAAATTCCACCTCCAAGCAATGAGGATTTGCTGAGTCTTCCGCAACCAACATTTAGAAGATACTTGACACAGGTGGAAGCAGAACTAGGAACTCAGGGTTTAATTATTGCCTTAGACGAGTTCGAGAAAATCGAGGAACTGATGTCGGCAGGAAAAATTCCTCTAGATTTTATGGGGTATCTCCGGGGGTTGACGCAGAAAAGCTCTAAAATTGCCTTTGTCTTGGCAGGTTTGCACACCTTGGAGGAGATGACAGCCGATTACTTTCAACCTTTCTACGCCAGTGTGATCACAATCAAAGTTGGCTTTATGGAAGCCGGGGCGACTCACCAAATTCTTGCAAATCCATCTATCGAAGATTTTCCCCTGGACTACACGCCGGAAGCCCTTGATAAAATCTACCAACTCACCCACGGACAACCTTATTTAGTACAGCTTGTCGCTTTTCAACTTGTCCGCCGTTACAATGACGAAGTTTTTAACACAGGACGCGCCCGAGATAATAATCTCACAATAGGGGATGTGGAGGCAGTTGTCAACGACTTTGAGTTTTTCCAGCGGGGACGCTACTACTTTGATGGCGTTTGGGGTCAAGCGGCGCGGGGTGCTGCTGGTCAGCGGGAGATACTTCGGGCGTTAGCGTCACCACCACAAGGATTAAGTATTACAGCCTTATATGATTGTACAAATATAGAAATTGCCGCTTTGCAAGAAGCGCTCAATACATTAAAGCGTCATGATGTCGTTGAAGAAATTGAGGGACGCTGGCGCATTATCGTAGAACTCTTTCGTCGCTGGGTTTTCCAATTGTAA